One window of the Natronosalvus amylolyticus genome contains the following:
- a CDS encoding DNA polymerase sliding clamp has translation MSSAVETETETDTETETEPEKTDETQPDLTTERGGFYCEAPVDVLEAYFEQFTEILDELRLQITMEGFEAGGVDPAQVAGIEHTLPKAAFDHYSSTGGLIGLDLGRITDVLSLAEHGDQATLELDQETRKLEIEIDGMEYTLSLIDPESVRKEVEVPDLDLPATIQIEGKALERGVKAADMVSDHIRFQVTGPDDDEPTFIISASGDTDDVHLELTDDELVDLESGAGDSLFSLDYLSDLVKGIPTNAVVTIHLGEEMPCILEFEHIERSDRGDRDDESAEGPYAEVTQFLAPRIAKD, from the coding sequence ATGAGCAGCGCTGTGGAAACCGAGACAGAGACGGACACCGAAACCGAAACCGAACCAGAAAAGACGGACGAAACCCAGCCCGACCTCACGACCGAGCGCGGTGGCTTCTACTGCGAAGCGCCCGTGGACGTACTCGAGGCGTACTTCGAACAGTTCACCGAAATCCTCGACGAACTCCGATTGCAGATCACGATGGAGGGCTTCGAGGCCGGGGGCGTCGACCCGGCACAGGTGGCTGGCATCGAACACACGCTACCGAAAGCCGCGTTCGATCACTACTCGAGTACGGGCGGGCTGATCGGCCTGGACCTTGGACGGATTACGGACGTGCTGAGTCTCGCCGAGCATGGCGACCAGGCGACCCTCGAGTTGGATCAAGAGACGCGGAAACTCGAGATTGAGATCGACGGCATGGAGTACACACTGTCACTGATCGACCCCGAAAGCGTTCGGAAAGAGGTTGAGGTTCCCGATTTGGACCTCCCAGCGACCATCCAAATCGAAGGGAAGGCCCTCGAGCGCGGTGTGAAAGCCGCCGATATGGTGTCCGACCATATTCGGTTCCAGGTAACCGGCCCTGACGACGATGAACCGACGTTCATCATTTCGGCGTCGGGCGATACCGACGACGTGCATCTCGAGTTGACCGACGACGAGCTTGTCGACCTCGAAAGCGGGGCTGGAGATTCGCTGTTCTCACTGGATTATCTGAGTGATCTGGTTAAGGGCATCCCCACGAACGCTGTGGTGACCATCCATCTGGGCGAGGAGATGCCGTGTATTCTCGAGTTCGAGCATATCGAGCGCTCGGATAGAGGCGATCGGGACGATGAATCTGCGGAGGGGCCATACGCGGAGGTGACACAGTTCCTGGCCCCGCGAATCGCCAAGGACTGA